In Ciconia boyciana chromosome 1, ASM3463844v1, whole genome shotgun sequence, the genomic stretch aaatttgaaatctCATGCAACTTTTCTTTAGATGCAATGGAGGTACGTGACCACAGGAGTCAGGttttttcatttcccctccctgcccccaagACTTTGGTTTTGGTGTAACATCTCATTTAAGTGGGATTCATGAATGTTTTGTTAAGCATGGGttcattttcttggttttgtgcAGGAAAGTGGCAAGgaaatatttctcagaaaacaaaattaattcctgaCATTCAGCTAATTAAAGTCTTGCCAGATTGCAGTGTGTTTGTACTGAATGAGCAAACTTTTACATATAGTTAAGTCAGTTGGCAGGTAACTTaaatttgaagagaaaatatgaaaatctaACTGATCAATATTTGGTACTAAGCTAACTTTGCCTGAGTGTCAGTTGCTTGTGTTCGTAAAGAAATTAAGGATTTTATTGTGGACACAGAAGAACATCACTGACCTTTACAAACTCAGTTTCTGAATATTGCCAAATGCAAAATTGAATTCCTTTAAAGCGAACAATGAAAagcatcagaaggaaaaaattccaGTAACCCTTCTTAACATCCTCTTACCTGGAAGAATGATGATTGTTCCAGTGTTCATGACAGGCTGTACCAGACTGGGGTTCCAAATATGTTTCTTTGACAACAGTGGTTTGTGAAGCAGCCTTCATTTGTCTGCTGCCCTCTATTGTGCTAGCGTAGCTCAACATGTGGCTTAAAAGGATACCAGAAGTGAGCCAGCTGGAAAAGAATCCTGGAGGGGGTGGGTGTTTAAAAATGGAGGGTGGGGAGGTCCCTAAAACATCATTTGCATAGCTGTCTGGCTGCACAGCCCTTACATTAGCACAGTACAGTTATGGAACCTGAAGGGGAGGAAGAGTAGGGCTGCATCTGAGGAAATGGTGTATCTCTTAAGTAGAACAACAATACGATAATGTGAAACTGCAGTCTAAACTGAGTTGTGGTGTGCTGAGGCCTTAAGACTGAAGCAGCCTGCTTCTCATCTGCGGTCAGACACTGTTGCCCACTATTGTGAAATTGTCAGTTTTCTCCATGATTTTGGAGaaacttttggaagaaaatgcaaataaataatcaCTAGATAACTCCTGAATGTTATGGAGAATTTTCAATTAATACAGATGTTTGAGAGGAGATTCAGTGCAGTGAATGGAACTTACGTGTTTTTCTAGGAGTACTTAGATCGGAGAAAAATGACGGAATTTGGCAGCATGGCTCTGAttgatgaagggactggagatGAAGATGGTGTTGCCATTCCTCTTCCTGGAGTAAAAAGAGGTATGGCTTTTGGCTTTGCTGTCTTGTTACTAGTTTTATGTGGATCAAAACCTTTGATGTAGAGTCGATACCAGATAAGAAGGGTTTGAATTGTTCAGCTCAGTTTTAAAGTTGGCATTACCTGAATGTTCTGTAGCTGCAGGGATCTGTTACACAAGTGTTCAGCTGTTGTATGGATGAGATCTTTTGCATAGTAGAAGCAACAGGAAACAGGAGGTACTGTGGTCTCCTGGGTATGGAACCCAGCAGTcctgatttcattttcaaagagcaAAATTCAGTCCCACTGTTAATTTTAGCTGTAAGATCTCTTGGATGTGGACCATCCCTTACTTACCCTGTCTTCAAATCTGCCAGGTTTTGGCACgttctgcattatttttcagcGTAATGGTAACAGCATAGTTAGAGTTGATAGCTAGACTGTGAACTTTTGGTAAATCACTTCTAAACTTCTCTTTTAGGTGACATGAGTTATCGACACTTTAAACCAGAAATAAGAGTGACTTGCCTGCGATTCTCTCCTACAGGTAAGTATTGACAATTagtttaggatttttttgtttcatataaaacaagcaaaaggcTGGAGCATTGGAGGAGTAATAATGAAGTACAAATGCCTTGGAGATGGTCTGTCCAGACGTTATACAATGCTGCTAGTTTTCTAGTCTAGTTTCCCATGCAGTGGATAATTAGGAAACTTAAGTGTACATCACTGTCAGCTGGTATTTTTTACAAGCATTGTCATTGCTGACAGGTCCATCAATGATGCATGGTTTTCAATCTTACCCACTTCCTGTAAGCAATGAAGAGTCATCTGTTTATCATTACTCTTCTGTTTCCATCCTAGAAAACCCAGCTTTGTTCTTAAATATTGTTACTTCTCTTCTAGGACGAAGCTGGGCAGCCACCACCACAGAGGGTCTACTTATCTATTCACTGGACTCTGGGCTAATTTTTGATCCTTTTGAGCTGGATATTGATGTCACACCCAGCAATATACACAAAACACTGCATCAGAAGGAATACACTGTGGCTATCATCATGGCCTTCAAgttgaatgaaaagaaattaattcaggaGGTCATGGAGGCTGTACCTAGCAATGAAGGCAAGTGGATCTTCCATGAAATTTGACTGAGCTAGCTGTTAGCAGAGATGTGTAAGCCAAATAAGTTGAAATGTAGAGGGCAGAGTTTAGCTTAGGGCGGGGGCAGAGTTACAACATTGATATTTAAGGACTGTCTACTGTAGCGTAAGACTAAAGAGGAATGGATGGTCTTTTGTAAAAAAAGTAGACTCTTTGGTGTTAacttaagttttaattttactgcatGCTCATCTAGTGACTTTTGAACATGGAATTTGATCCGGTCTGGATATGCAGGTAAAGTTTTTGGGTGTCAGTTCTCAGAAGCAGCTGATGTTGGAGGGGCACAGCAAGTTTAACGTGAGTTAATGGTGTGCCTGTGTGGTGAAGGCAGTCAACCGGATACTGGGCTGTACTACCAAGGATGTAGTCAGCAGTTTGAGGAATTAGTCGTCTTTATCGAGCACTTGTGAGACTACATCAGGAGTACTGCGCCTAGTTTTGGGCTTGCCAGTACAAGACAGATGTTGATACTCTGGAGCATCTGGTGGAGGGCTTGGAAAATGATTGGGGGGCCAGAGTGCATGACAGCTTAGGAGAGGCTTAAGagagctgggtttgttcagtCTTTAGAAGAGAAGGGGAACATTTTTACTGTCTTCAAGTGCCTAATGGGATCttagaaaaaaggcagaacCAGACTTGGGGTTGCACAATAATATGACAAGAGGCAACAGATCTCTTGGAGCATGGGAAATTCCAActagatattaaaaacaataatgtGTTGGGGGTAGTCAAATACTGCAGCAGGTTGACAAAGGAGGGagtggagtctccatccttggaggtgttCAGCACTCAGCTGGATAAAGGTCTGCCAGCTGCTCTAAATTAGTCTTGCTTTGGACTGCCAAAATTTGGAGCAACTCTGCAACTGTCAGCCGTTTGAAGTTCTGATGATTTTTGTTCCTTCCGTGATAGTGTTTGTGAAATTCGTCCCTCTAAACAAATGTAAATATGGTCCTTAGAGGGCTGTGTTCACACACACCAAACAGATTATTGGTTAAGTGGCAAGCTCTTTCTAATGAGACAGATGCTTTCACAATTGtgtcagaaacaaaagaaataggTAAGATGTCACTCAGCTTTGTAGGACATTTACTGAAGTCATTCTTTAGCACAGGTTTCATCATTCTGATAACTAATGTGCACATTCATTAGCTATATATGGTGGACAcaaccttaaaaataaactttcagtaGTGTATTTTACTTAACTTCATAACTTCATTAACAGTTCCGTCATAGTAACTCTAATGTATGTTTTCTTACCTCAGTGTCGTTGCTCCagtaaaaagtatttatttccttccagtgtttcatgtgtaacaaataaaaattccttttatcTAGTCAAAACATGCTCAAGTCTGAAATCAGCTGTGTTTCAAGCCAACTGCTTTGTAGGACTTTCTTACCTTATTCCCTAGGTAGCAAGCCTGATAATTATGCATGTCAGGGTAAATCACCTTTTGCACCTGCGTTGGTTGGCATAATGGTGTTTGCCTCTGTCTGGCAAAACTTAGTTCTCTTTTACTGAAGTTAACCAAAACTGCATGTACACAGGCAACACTGGGTAAGTAGGTCGGCGCCAAAACCTAAGAAGCAGAGGATGAGGCACGGAAATTTCAGGCGTTGTAATCCACTGTTAACAGAATGAATGTGTGCCTGTTTCTTTAAAGGCAGAAAACCTCTCTTTACTGTTGAATGTTACATAGGCCAGTTGGGGTGGCTGCAGAGAATAGGAGTTGGTTATTTTTGAGAGAAGCTTATATAGAATGAGGTCATCATAGTTACATGTGAGATTATTGTGAATCCTTATAAATCATGCTTCTTTGTGCTGTGCAATTGCTAACAGCATTCGGACGCTTCCTCCTTGAGCAGGTGACTTTGCTATCTTTTCAAGTATCCTTTATTGCCTCTGATTACGCCTTACTAGTTCCACTGAATACAGAAATTTGTATGAAGTCAGAAGCAACAAGACTTCAATAAAGTCTAGTTACaccaaaagaagaggaaagggtgGAAGTAAAAGTTCTGAAGGAGAGATTGTGGGGAGAGTATTCTGGTAGGAGGAAGaacttggggaggggggcagttaagttcttgcttttaaatacagtagTGATTGGAAGGCTCAAAGAGGAAAGACTTGCCTCCTGAGAGGCTGTGGTACTGTACCCTGAAATACAATATTAAATATCAAATAGTTGCCAAGACggtgctttcttctccttctctatATGTTTTCCTATGTCTCTTTCATGTTATTCCAAATAATAATTCAGCTGTGATGTctatgggcttttttttctttttgcacagtTGATGTTGTCTGCTCATCACTCCCAGATCTGTATGTGGAGAAAGTATTGGAGTTCCTGGCCTCTGCATTTGAGATATCTTGCCATTTAGAGTTCTATCTTATTTGGGCTCATAAGTTGCTCATGCTGCATggacagaaactgaaaacaaggtGAGATCTTGTGGAATGTAAAAAGCTgacaagcattttttaaaatacctgtcaGTTTGAAGTTTTTAGTTAACAGTTACTGACATTCTAGATAGATGCatataaaacaattaaaactaCTTTTGATTTACATTTATTACATGTACtttcaataaatattatttaaatatttacatttatttataaaatttacattttaatacaaCTTCCTTACTAACAAGTGTATATGATAGAATTGGAATGCATAATAGGATTTGTGAGGATAaattgcaaaaacattttttaaatattacaggTAAAACTGCATAGCTTGCTTACCCTATAAATGCATAAAGATTTCAAGAGTGATAAGATTTTGgcaattatgtttttaaacaattatgTATATTAAATATAACTGAAAGATAATGTGCAGGTACTGACTGCATTTTGTAGACTTAGCTTGTGATTACAGCATGCACTTCTAGCTTGTTAGTATTCTGTTTTCCTACATAGTTCTTTACAACTACACGTGCCTGCCACATGAATTGTATTCAGCCATCCGTAGTATTGAGTTTATAGACTTTCAGGACAAAAATAGGCAAATTTACAAATCTAAACTAGGGTAAGTGAGAGGTAATCTGAGAGGGAGTCCCGCAGGTTAAAGAAACAGTGCATTGTGTAGCTCTTTCCTTGCTTCAACATGGGTATTAATGTTTTAGTTACTGAAATGACTGAAacaaattttctccttttgttgctgATTAAGTAGAAGAGgacaatttaaaacaaactcttCCTTGTTCAGAAAGTATTGTAGTAGCTGGAAGGAACTATCATCGTTACAGCAAGCACAATTAGTTCTTCAAGCTGCAGtttgacattaggaaaaaaaaaagatttctggcAATAATATTACTTGTATTGAGTACAATCATTGAGGGCAGagtcaaaagcaaaaagtttttgtttatttagtatTATCTTAAAATGTTCATGTTTAAAAGTCAATATGTATGCTTGTTAAAATTTTGAGAATATAGAAAAGTTCTAGATTTCCATATGTAAACATAAATTGCACTGCAAGTTGcatcttttctctgttcaaGGTCAGTGAAGCTGCTCCCTGTGATTCAGTTCCTTCAGAAAAGCATCCAACGTCATTTTGAAGATGTTTCCAAACTGTATGTATTATTACATTTAGAAGTTTAAATCAAAACCCTGCACAAAAGTGGGGAGTAATTTGGGGGATGGTAGCATGGTATTAGAACTTTCGAGATGGTCGTCTTTTagagttgtttttattttaggagaaaaatgGACTTTTGTTTCTAACatgttgctatttatttttacagctgtgaATGGAATATCTACAATATTAAATATGCATTGGCCATTTCACAACAGCGGGGCATGAAACGTCTCGCAGAAGAAACATCAGTAGATGAAGATGAGTTGGATTCTGACAGTGATTATCTTATGCAAGAAGTTCATAAAGACAATCTTAGTTCCTAGTTACTCTTCGTGGGAGGGAGAAAACCTAAGACAAAGTAATTTTATGCAGTGGTATTCACTGAGAATGAGTGGCCCTCATAGTGGCATATTTTAACTCTGTTTAACAGTGTGAATGGAGTTACATGTGAGTTACAGAAGTGAGTGAAATGTAGGATAGACAAAGTGCCATCCATGGTGTATTTGGTGTACCCTGTGGCCATAACAGCTTGACAGCATTGATGTATTGAttccttgatttctttttttactgttccTGATTTcaagcaagacaaaaatgtatTCTTGTATCAGTGAAGTTAGAAATACAACTGGAAGAAGTGcgttctttattaaaaatgcattgtaCATAGACTAAGTATTGTGAGTTATTTGTAATGCAGTCTTGTCATACTTTGTCACGGacttttttaaatgctttttttaagtCCTTCTTAATTGGAGGTCTACATATTTCTCTcaacttgttttaaatgttgttttaattggttttaataCATGCATATTACTGGAACACTTTTAGGCATAATGAGGATAAATTATATGCCCATAACAATGAATATAGGGAAAAAAGTTTACTGTGCTATATAATTTCTGTAGAGGTTTGAGTAATTAATCTGAGATACTGCAGTAAAAATTTGTTTGTAAATTGCCAACTCAATAATCTAACTTAAACTGTAAGAGAACGTGttacaaatgtttctttttctcatgaaaGCCCTTTCCtgtcatgtttttttaaaatttttttattaacatatGAAAGTCTGAAACTTTTGGtgtctttgcttttgtgaattGGCAAGAGAATTGGCTAATAACAACAGTGAGGTACTGAACACGAAGAACTATATCTGTGCTTGTGTTGCTTTCAAGCCAAGTGTTGAAAGGGCTTTGTTAATGAAGATACTGCAAATATTAATCATGAGccagaattgattttttttttcccagttcttttggatttgttttctgGTCTCTTTCCACTCTTGGAAGAGAGGAGagatattaatattaaaaactgctgaagaaaaaacaaagtccAAAATACACAGCAGACACATACAGTGAGTTTGTACAAAATAAAGATGCACTTGCTACTTAAATAAAACATAGCaaagtgatttgttttgttcttcttaCGGTAAAATGTCTAAAAATACCTTCAGTTGCTGGTGGCCCCCCTTGCCTCCTAACGTTTTCATGGTTGTGCCAGTGTTTCAGGGTCTCACGGGATGAAGAAGTAGCTGGGTGGGCTGGAGCGATGCTTGCGGAAGATGCTCTGTGGTATTGTGTAAGATTTGGAATTGCTTGTTGTTCTCCACCCCTCTGCCGCCGCCTCCTACCGTGGTAGAAAGTAGGCTTGCTACCCTAGGTAGAAGGGAGGCATAGGTGGGTAGGGAGGAAGTagtgcaggaaaaagaaaaatccatcttGGGATCCTTGTAAAACTGAAGTGCTTAAGCTAACATGAAAAACATGATTGTATACCTGACATATAACATAGTTGTTACTTCCTAATCCATTTTACTGTCTTCACATACACGTTGTCTTTGCATGGTTTAAAAAAGACTGTATTCTTTTCCCAAACTGTATAGCCTGTAGCAGCCAGGCTGTAATCGTTCTGGGACTGTGACGGCAATAGCTTTGTGCTATGTAATAGAGGAGTTGTGCTGTTCTATGAAGTCTGCTAACTTGATCCCTAGGTTTGTATTTGTCCCTTGGGTTTACAGTATTACAAAACACAGAATATGGAGAAAATGTGGCCTTTCAGAACAACCTCTTAGAAACACGGTTTCGGGTTATTTTACTCTTCGCATTCAAAACATATCTGAAGGTGAAAACTTGACAAAAAGTATGTTTTACAAAGCTCAAGAGCTTTGAAGGGAGGCGAGAGGGGTAGTGTCGCACCAGTTCTTGTATATGAGATAAGGACGTGTTCTACTCGCACTGGTCATTTTGCTTGAGCTATAATAAGCTTTTAGGTAATCAAGACAAATTTTATGATGCACATGAAAGCCAATACAGTTTTGCAGTGTGCCCTTCCATATTCAtagaaagaataacaaaaacTAAATATCAGATTTTAAGTCTGGTAGGTCCAAAGCTTGGCTTGATCCTCATGCATGCTGGCACAACCTGCAAGTCTGACAGGGGCCCGTGTGGGCTGGGGTCAGGCGTTGAAGCAGCGCCCTTTCCTTACCTTCCTCCAGTGCAGGTTGAGACCACATCTGCAAACTTGCATCTTGGCTTAATTAGATCTGATCATATATAGATGTCTCTATGTATTTCAACAGGACTGTCTGTCTCATATCTAGCTTGGTTTCCTTAatgaaggagaggagagaggaaaaaataaaaagctttttatcaggaaaagaaatttacCAGTGCTGAAACTTGGCACTGTTTAATATGTCTTTTatccttctcttttaaaagcaatgccCTATTTCACAAGATCctagaaagaaaggaagctgTCCCCGTATGTTTGTTCACCCTATTTCTATTAACAGCTGTAGTGGCAGTAGCCCCTTACTGCCCTTGTACCGGCCTGCTCCCCCTGCCACGCTGGGGCTGTGCGCACCTTGTGGTTGCTCCCCCTCACCTGCAAAAGGAACCCGGTGCTGCTAGGCTTGTGGTCGGAACAAGTCCCAAGGATTTACTTCCATGCGcggtttaatttttttactacTACCGTTACTATTACTAAACGAGGTTGGGGAAGGGAGCAAGGCCCTGCAGGCCCtggcgccggcggcgggcgggcgctgcACTTCCCCGCCTCCAGAGAGCGCCGCCAAGGGCGCCGCGGCCTCCCGGCGCGGCCCGCCCCCAGCGGcctgcccggctccccgcaCCGCCGCCCCTCCGCCCTCGCTCCGCCGCCCGCTCCCACCGCCCGCGGCCATGCTGGCCTCCTGCGGGCCGGCCCTGTGCACCGCGCTgcggcgggcagcgcccggcGGCCTCGCCTCCTTCCACTCCTCCGCTCGGCGCCACCGCGCCGCCCGCGTCGCTGTGGTGAGTAacggccgcggggccgcgccgcgccgggaggaggccccggcggccgcgggctgggggcggggggtccgGGCCAGCGCAGCAGCTCCGAGGAGAAGGGGTCTTTTCGCTGCTTGGCTGTCCCcgtccagccccagccccgtgccGACGAAAGGGCGCTCTGCAGCTGCGTTCGCTgtggtggtggggctggtggaggTGGCGGTGGGAGGGTTTGGCGTGGCGTCGGGCCGGGGAAAGGCTCGCCtggtggctgcagcagctgcaagcCTTGGGAGAAGCTGAAATTGAGAAGATAAAGCTGTTTAGAATTGAGTCACTTGGAGGAAGCCAGACCAGGAGTGGGAAACACGTAAAAATTGGCTTCTGTATCGTTGTTCCTggcctggagctggctggagttGAATTATAAGGAGCTGaacttgaaataatttacagtgTAATTGGGGGAGGTACTGGCAGCgtgcaggaaaatatttaaacaggaTTATGCACGAAGGAGGTAGAGCATGTCAAAAATTGAAAAGTGAGGAGACAGAGGAGCTGCATGTTGCCAAAGGAAAATTTAGGCTGTAGACAGCATCCCTAATGGATACACAGTTTTAGAGCTCAGTGGACAGTCTTTGAAGCTCAAGCTTTGTATGGTACTGACAGcataaaatgtaaagaaataagaAGGCATTTCCTGCATGAAGAAATCTGTCTGGGGCAGAGTTGGTTCAGGGATGGGCAGAATGCCAGTCCAGATGTCTAAAAGGTAACTTGCCAGGAATGCTGTCATTTTAGCAAACAATAGCTTCTTAAATAGAGAGtggaaaacaaatgttattGTTGATGTTAGTGACATAAATTTCTGACTATGGTAGAAGGCAGATTTGTCACCAAGCAGGTACTGAAATAACAGAAGAGGATAGTGTTTTAGTACTTCAGTTTCAGGGggtttcaaaaacatttaaaaggtGTGGCTTACAGAAGATAACTTTAGCACAGTTGCTTGTATGTTTATTCAGTCTAAATTAaatggaagataaaaaaaaaagctggaaagtaGAAGGCAACTCTTAAATCAGAGCAGCGAAACTTTAGTTAGGCTTAACATGAACAGGAAGACATTCATGGATCTTACTCATTCGGTGAAGTGATGGTAGGATGTCATGCCCGTGAGAGCAGAGGACTGGATGTTGTGATCTGAAAACCCCTTCAACATTTCTAACTAAGGTGGTTTCAGTTGTGGGTTTCTGTTCATGTGGCTGTGATTAAAAACTTTCAAGCTTCTAAAAACTGAGATAAAACcaggagagaagaaagtaaAGTTAATAAATGGACTCTctttaactggattttttttctttaaaaacaaccaaccaaacaaaaaaccccgcAAGAGTTCATACATATACTTTCAGGAACTAGATAatcctttggatttttttggttttgttttgttcttataatctctttttttcctgggttttttaaaaatgttttttctccttgcttctaCTTTGTGAAAGACTCTCTCCACCCACGCAAGGATAGCTGAttcctttgtgctttttattCTCCAGTGTGTATAAACAAACTGAAAGTATTATTCTCATGGTACTAAGGAAAAGTATGGCTAGTATAGCATAATTGGATTAGAAGTGATTTAGCTGTTGATCTCAGATGCGGATCCTCAgacaaaatgcagcagcaggTAAAATAGTTTGTCCTAAGTGCCACCTCGAAGTGCACTTCTATCCCACTTCTGTTTGGTGTGCATCTGGATGAGAAGGTATTTCACACAGATACAGACACTTCATAAATAGATGTATGACACTCAGACGTATCAACCCATTGTATGCACAATAAAACCAGACCTAGGATATCATGCCAGTTTATTAACTCTGAGGAATAAATGCACAagccaataaataaatattagttATTTCTGAGACTTGTCTGTGATGAGTAGCTATAAATAGGAAATGCCAGTTCTGCAGTATGTCAAATGGTGACACCAGTGCTAATAGTATGATGTTGACTGGCTTAGTAAAGAGCTTGTTGctaagttgttttttttgggggtggagggaggtttgttgttgtttggggtttttttaaatcttacaaCGCTTGTGAAAGATCCTGTAGAAAGTTTTGTATCACCTGAAATactcttccttttcttactGCAGGTTCTATCTGGTTGTGGTGTCTACGATGGCACAGAAATCCATGAGGCCTCAGCGTAAGTTGCTTCATGAAACTGTAGGCTCCAAAAAAGTCTCATTTACATTACAGCAGTCTGTTGAATTCAGTTTTGCTCTCTCTGGACATCAAAATTGCCCTGAAAGATGTATGATGAAGCTTCACAGTTTTTTCACGGCATAATTGGGAGCTTAGGCCGTGTTCTTGCAGTAGTCAGTGACTGTCCAAAGATGCAGCACAGTGCATGTGATGCCAGAGCAGTGAGTTTGAGAGAGACTgtctttccttcagaaacagaaattcagagttTCAGAATCAATCTCAAGAGAGTTAAGTGGAGACTTAGTTTCATGATCACTTTGAGTTTCTGTTCCTGGGGCTAAATCTCACACTAGAATTGTTAATACTCAAGTTCAATTATTAACTCTTAGTATTCATTGCTAAGAGATGTTTCATTTAGACCTGGATTAAAAGTACACATAGGTATGTTAATCGTGGGACCCTTCCATAACACCTGGGGACTTGCAATGAGAAAGGAAGTTTTTATTGTTCCTGGTTGCCTGCATAAGAGCACTGAACAAAGAAACTTGTCTCTAGCTTACCTGACTCTGCCTCCAAACtgactttctgttttgctttgcacttTGGTGTTACATATGGGGATTTTGCTGCTACATGCTCAGTATACTTTGGTAGGAtgtgtggttttccttttctttcaaaatcaggTCGTGGAATATTTGTAGCAAGACTTAGGGGCCAGATAAAACCTCTCTTCCAAGGTTTTCAGCATGTTGTATCTCCATTTTTGTAGCATACTGGTACACCTGAGTCGTGGGGGAGCTGAGGTTCAGATGTATGCTCCAGATGTTCCTCAGATGCATGTCATTGACCACAGTAAAGGGCAACCAGCTGAAGCTGAGTCAAGGTAAAGTCtgtatttaatgtgttttccatGACTGCCGTGTCTCAGTCTATTAGGCGTTCTTCAGGCATGGCAACCTGTAACTGCACTTGTAGCACTTTACTGACTGGCTTTAGTAGCTTTATGCTAGCTGGTATTTTGATtggagagaaaatattaaacaagttTTCTGGACTTCATTATATACAGTCTCTTAATGCCTGTGTTTCCCAGTAGTAGTGTTTCAGAAGCACCGATAGCTTCAGTTACTGAGCACCACTGTTAttgcttcctcccttcctccccctcctcttcctctgccaaaACTTTATTTATGCTCTTCTGTGCGCAAATGCTtaattaatctcatttttttatttctggttctTCAAGGAACGTTTTAGTGGAATCTGCAAGGATTGCTCGTGGTAAAATTGCAAGCCTGGCTAAGCTTACTACAGCAGACCATGATGCTGTGATATTCCCTGGTGGATTTGGAGCTGCTAAAAACTTGTGAGTGCCAACTAAGCATTAGACTCCTCAACTAAATATTCATGATAAACCATTCATAATCAACTATGATTCACACAATAAAATCAGGAAGCAGTAAGTGGCCTTATTTACTACGTATGTAACCACTGCTTAATAAGGAAAACTCCTTTCAAAGTGTTGGAGTTAAGTTGTGCTGTTCACGATGCTTTCCAGTCGTAATTCTTAACGGCAttgtcacattttaaattttccaaacaATGTTGGTGAGAATTCTGGACTTTAGGTAATGCACAAGAAGCCCTTTTTCCCCCACCCTTGTGGTGATTCTTTTTGGGCCTGACTGAGGGAAGTGAAGGTAAAACTTCAGTAGTTTCAGGTGTTCCTAGTGTTgttattctgtttcttcatgtcTGCCTACCAGAAAGTCCCCTCTTGCATTAGTAACGATAAAACAATAGCTAGctcaaaaaaaagaggggggggaaagcGCGTTAGTCATGTGGAATACTGATTGTCTTGTTATTGACCTGCCATTTTGTTGGCTTTGAGAAATCTGAAtgttatttcc encodes the following:
- the GATD3 gene encoding glutamine amidotransferase-like class 1 domain-containing protein 3, mitochondrial produces the protein MRGLIFLLLPLLLLNEVGEGSKALQALAPAAGGRCTSPPPESAAKGAAASRRGPPPAACPAPRTAAPPPSLRRPLPPPAAMLASCGPALCTALRRAAPGGLASFHSSARRHRAARVAVVLSGCGVYDGTEIHEASAILVHLSRGGAEVQMYAPDVPQMHVIDHSKGQPAEAESRNVLVESARIARGKIASLAKLTTADHDAVIFPGGFGAAKNLSTFAVDGKDCKVNTEVERVLKDFHRAGKPIGLCCISPVLAAKVLSGAEVTVGHEEEEGGKWPYAGTAGAIKELGGKHCVKEVTEAHVDTKNKVVTTPAFMCEAELHNIFDGIGAMVKNVLKLTGK